In the Trueperaceae bacterium genome, GTCTTCCCAAGGCCGCGCAGCGCGTGGAACATGGCGAGCGATTGGGTCGGCTTGCTAGTCTGGCTGTCGTCCGATTGGCCGTGGACCATGAGCAGCGGAGCGGTGATCTTGTCGGCGTGGAAGAGCGGGGACACCCCAACGTACGTGTCGGGTGCCTCCCAGAGGCTGCGACGCTCACGCTGGAAACCCCATGGGCTCAAGGTCCTGTTGTATGCGCAACTATGCGCGATCCCGGCAGCGAACAGGTCGCAATGGGCCAGCAGGTTGGCGGTCGAGAACCCACCGTAGCTATGGCCGATCATCCCGACGCGCCCTGGATCTACGATCCCCCGTTCATCTAGGTGCCCGATCGCGGCCGCCGCGGAAGCGACGAGCTGCTCGAGGTACGTGTCGTTGCGCGTCCTACTGTTGCCCACGACCGGCATCTCGGCCATGTCGAGGACGGCGTAGCCCTGAGTCGCGAACAGCTGTGGCGCCGCCGCGCGGCGCGGCAGGCTCGGGAAGAAGTTGAAGCTGCGCGGGGCGATGCGCACCTGAGAGGCGATCTCTGCCTGCACGTAATCGGTCGGATAGGCCCAGATCACCAGGGGCAGTCGCGCGCCGGGCTGGAACCCCTCGGGCAGGTAGAGGATGCCAGAGAGCCGGACCCCGTCACCGCGGAGGTATCGGACCATCTGCCTGCTGATCGTCCGGAGCCGCGGTGCTGGAGCCGGTGACTGGGTCAACCGGCGGGGCAGCGGGCCTGCCCCGCCGACCACGTAATAGTCTGGCGGCTCGTCGGGGCTCTCGCGGCTGATGACGAGCTCGTGAGCGTGCGGTGACGGCATGCCGATGGGCTGGTCGTGATGGTCGGGGCTCGATTGGAACAGCCTCTCGCGCTCGAGCGTGTCCGGGTTGAAACGGTCCAGGAAGGGGCGGTCGCCTTCGTCAGAACCTCCGGGGCCGGTGAGGTAAAGCCAACCTTCGTCTTGACGAACGACGAGCTCACCCCTGCTGGTCAGGGTGGTGACCGGCGTTCCGGGATGACCGTAACGGTCGACCTGGCTGTAGCTGAAGACCTTGGACGGGGCCCCTCGGGGGAGGTCGACGAGTAGGACGTCTATCCACTCGTTCTCGCTGTCGAACTCGTACACGAGTGCGAAGCGAGGATCGGCGAGCCACCTGATCTCCTGGGCAGTCTGCCCCAGGCGCATCAGCACTGTGGGCGGCCCATCGAACGGTGCGGTCAGCGAGAGGACCCTGTCACGGTACTGCGTACCTTCAGCCGTCATGGCGGCGCCCTTCTCGGCAGCCTCGGCCCAGACCAAGGTCGCGTCTTCGTGAGCCTGCCACTGAACCAGGCGCGGC is a window encoding:
- a CDS encoding prolyl oligopeptidase family serine peptidase, which translates into the protein MTSHDAIPAAAIPEEGRSYRLPPAAVAQLVTAPQPRAGFASPDGRLVLTAELEDLFDLAYLAQPTVSVAGMRIFAHDNSQVKTRFYRRPQVVDVLTGKTVTLRLDERARLGLPIWAHDGSKVAFPRYAASGVELWVADTGTGEVRDLTGPVVNATLSPGYRQTEHVLNASWTPDSKGVLVHVIPEGRGPAPQRATVPTGPIEMVTVGRFSREHRWEDLNTSPYDEQLFEHYCSSQLVEIDVLSGERRPLGPPGLYCEPPAVSPDGRYVLVHRVTRPYSYWVPYRGFGTSIEVWHRDGSLAHVVADRLPTDTAPDSLKNAPRPRLVQWQAHEDATLVWAEAAEKGAAMTAEGTQYRDRVLSLTAPFDGPPTVLMRLGQTAQEIRWLADPRFALVYEFDSENEWIDVLLVDLPRGAPSKVFSYSQVDRYGHPGTPVTTLTSRGELVVRQDEGWLYLTGPGGSDEGDRPFLDRFNPDTLERERLFQSSPDHHDQPIGMPSPHAHELVISRESPDEPPDYYVVGGAGPLPRRLTQSPAPAPRLRTISRQMVRYLRGDGVRLSGILYLPEGFQPGARLPLVIWAYPTDYVQAEIASQVRIAPRSFNFFPSLPRRAAAPQLFATQGYAVLDMAEMPVVGNSRTRNDTYLEQLVASAAAAIGHLDERGIVDPGRVGMIGHSYGGFSTANLLAHCDLFAAGIAHSCAYNRTLSPWGFQRERRSLWEAPDTYVGVSPLFHADKITAPLLMVHGQSDDSQTSKPTQSLAMFHALRGLGKTSKLILLPYENHYLHAYESVLHVAAEELEWFDRYVKGRE